The DNA sequence CGCCGTACACCTCGGCGTTGTGCTCGCCTTGACGCGGACCGGTCCAGACGATCCGGCCCGGAGTCCGGCTGAAGACGGGCACCACGCCCGGCTGGGCGAGCGGCCCCACGTCGGGATCGTCGATCTCCACCACGGCGCCTCGCGCGCGGAACTGCGGGTCCGCAGCGACGCCCGCGATGTCATACACCGGGCCGGCCGGCACGCCGTGCGCGGCGAGGAGGTCGTTCAGGGGTCCGAGATCGTGCTGCGCCGTCCACGCCCCCACCGCTGCGTCAAGCTCGGCCTGCCGTCGCCCGCGGCCCTGGTCGTGGGCGAGGTCCGGATCGGCGAGCCATTCCTCGCGGTGCATCAACGCGGCGAGCCGGCGAAAAACGTTGTCGTTGTTGGCCCCGATCACGATGTACTGTCCGTCGCGTGTCGGATAGATGCTGCTCGGCGCCACGCCGGGCAACCCCGTCCCGTGCCGCCCGGCGACCTGCCCCAGTTTTTGATACGCGGCGACGAGGTCGTCGAGCAGGCTGAACGTGGCTTCGGTCAGGGCGACATCGATCTCCTGACCCCGCCCGCTCACGGTCCGTTCGCGCACCGCCGCCATCGCCGCGAATGCGCCGTACAGACCGGCGACCGTGTCGGCAAGGGCAAAGCCCACGCGCGTCGGCGGCCGGTCGGGATAGCCGGTCAGGAAGCGAACACCGGAGAGCGCTTCGGCCACCCCGCCGAATCCCGCCCGATCGCGATACGGACCGGTCTGCCCGTACCCGCTGATGCGCACCATGATGAGGCCGGAATTCAGAGCCTGGGCCTGCGCGTATCCCAGCCCCCATCGCTCGAGCACGCCGGGACGAAAGTTCTCCACGACGATGTCCGCGACGGCGTACAGGCGCCGCGCGATCGCCTGCCCGTCCGGCGCGTGGAGATCGAGGGTCACGGCACGCTTGTTGCGGTTCATGGTCTTCCATAGAAGTGAGTGCCCGCGGTACTGACTCCGCCACCCCCGAACCGGATCCCCTCGGCCCGGCTGTTCGACCTTGATGACGTCGGCGCCGAAGTCCGCGAGGATCCGCGCGCAGAACGGACCGGCGATCATGTTGCCGAAATCGAGGACCCGCAGGCCCCGCAGAGGACCGGTGCCCGTGCCGGGCGGGGCCTCGGGGGTGATGCTCATCCGGCGGCGGTCACCCGGCGGCGGGGCGGTGCCCGACGACCCCGGCCTCCCGGAGCCCCGCGATCTCGGCCGGGGCGTACCCCGCCTGCCGCAGAACGTCATCGGTGTGCTCGCCGAGCAACGGCGGCACGCGGCGAATCTCGCCGGGTGTCTCGGAGAGTTTGATCGGGATGCCGAGCAGTTTGACGGTTCCGTGCACGGGGTGCGGCCGCTCCTGCAGCATGCCGTTGTGCAAGACTTGGGGATCGGAGAAGACCTCCGCGAGGTTGTAGATCGGTCCGCACGCCACGTCCCGCTCATTGAGGTAGCGCACCCAGTCGGCGCTCGTCCGGGCCCGGAACACCTCGGTCAGGATGTCGTTGAGGGCGGGACGGTTCGCCACGCGGTCGTTGCCGGTCGCAAAGCGCGGGTCGTCCGGGAGATCGGGCCGGCCGATCGCCTCGCACAGCCGCCGCCAGATGACCTCGTTCCCGGCGCACAGATTGAAGGGCCCGTCTTTAGCCTGGTACACGCCGAAGGGAGAGGCGAGCGGATGGTGGTTGCCGGCGACGCCGGGCGGCGTGCCGGTCTCGAAGTACATGCCGGCGCTCCACGTCAGGAGCGACACCATGGAGTCGAGGATCGACACGTACACGTCCTGTCCGCGGCCGGTCCGTTCGCGGGCGAGCAGCGCGTACAGCACGCCGCGGCACGCGGTCATCGCGCAGTAAAGGTCGGCGAGCGCGATCCCGGCGCGTGTCGGTCCGGTGGCCTCCTGCCCCGTGATGCTCATGAAGCCCGACATGCCCTGGCCGACCTGGTCGAAGCCCGGGCGGTCGCGGTAGGGACCGGTCCGGCCGAACCCCGTCACGGCGCAGTA is a window from the bacterium genome containing:
- a CDS encoding CoA transferase; translated protein: MSITPEAPPGTGTGPLRGLRVLDFGNMIAGPFCARILADFGADVIKVEQPGRGDPVRGWRSQYRGHSLLWKTMNRNKRAVTLDLHAPDGQAIARRLYAVADIVVENFRPGVLERWGLGYAQAQALNSGLIMVRISGYGQTGPYRDRAGFGGVAEALSGVRFLTGYPDRPPTRVGFALADTVAGLYGAFAAMAAVRERTVSGRGQEIDVALTEATFSLLDDLVAAYQKLGQVAGRHGTGLPGVAPSSIYPTRDGQYIVIGANNDNVFRRLAALMHREEWLADPDLAHDQGRGRRQAELDAAVGAWTAQHDLGPLNDLLAAHGVPAGPVYDIAGVAADPQFRARGAVVEIDDPDVGPLAQPGVVPVFSRTPGRIVWTGPRQGEHNAEVYGGLLGLSGADLEGLRARGVI
- a CDS encoding CoA transferase, with protein sequence MGPLDGIRVVDLTRFLAGPFCTQELGDFGADVVKIEPLDGDHSRSQTLRPDLVGNSYFFAGANRSKRSITIDVTKPAGREIVLRLARRADVVIENFRPGVMERLGFGAGTLREGNPRLIYCAVTGFGRTGPYRDRPGFDQVGQGMSGFMSITGQEATGPTRAGIALADLYCAMTACRGVLYALLARERTGRGQDVYVSILDSMVSLLTWSAGMYFETGTPPGVAGNHHPLASPFGVYQAKDGPFNLCAGNEVIWRRLCEAIGRPDLPDDPRFATGNDRVANRPALNDILTEVFRARTSADWVRYLNERDVACGPIYNLAEVFSDPQVLHNGMLQERPHPVHGTVKLLGIPIKLSETPGEIRRVPPLLGEHTDDVLRQAGYAPAEIAGLREAGVVGHRPAAG